A single region of the Drosophila takahashii strain IR98-3 E-12201 chromosome 2R, DtakHiC1v2, whole genome shotgun sequence genome encodes:
- the LOC108055696 gene encoding serine palmitoyltransferase small subunit B produces MSKSMFQKLAEDYAKFKRYVKWLYLLYELNTQIAICEPWEKVFLNVLLGSCVSLIVYASIAFVPGYCATVFHLLWPLTSMQNLTSACNSNIEGFCGNESGAVIT; encoded by the exons ATGTCCAAAAGCATGTTCCAAAAGCTGGCCGAGGATTATGCGAAGTTCAAACGCTACGTGAAATGGCTGTATTTGCTCTACGAGCTGAACACACAGATTGCCATTTGTGAGCCCTGGGAAAAGGTGTTCTTGA ATGTTCTCCTCGGCAGCTGCGTCTCCTTGATCGTCTACGCATCCATCGCCTTTGTGCCCGGCTACTGTGCGACTGTCTTCCACCTCCTGTGGCCCCTGACCAGCATGCAAAATCTCACCAGCGCCTGTAACTCGAATATTGAGGGCTTCTGCGGCAACGAAAGTGGAGCAGTAATCACATAA
- the cyp33 gene encoding peptidyl-prolyl cis-trans isomerase E, whose protein sequence is MPNDKRTVYVGGLADEVTERLLNNAFIPFGDIADIQMPADYESQRHRGFAFIEYEQSEDAAAAIDNMNDSELCGRTIRVNLAKPVRVKEDSFKPVWADDDWLQKHAGATLQPEGDPEAEKEEATPSTGPAVIEKAEKRNPQVFFDVRIGGNDAGRIVMLLRADVVPKTAENFRQLCTHEQGYGYKGCSFHRVIPEFMCQGGDFTNNNGTGGKSIYGKKFNDENFSLKHNSFGTLSMANSGANTNGSQFFICTTKTDWLDNKHVVFGHVISGADVVRKMERCGSKTGTPSQKIVIYACGELK, encoded by the exons ATGCCCAACGACAAGCGCACTGTTTATGTGGGCGGCCTGGCCGACGAGGTGACTGAGAGGCTGCTGAACAATGCCTTCATACCGTTTGGCGACATTGCAGACATCCAAATGCCGGCGGACTACGAATCACAACGCCACCGGGGATTCGCTTTCATAGAATACGAACAGAGCGAGGATGCAGCGGCTGCAATAGATAATATG AACGACTCCGAGCTCTGTGGCCGCACAATCCGCGTGAACTTAGCCAAACCGGTGCGCGTGAAAGAGGACAGTTTCAAGCCCGTTTGGGCGGACGACGACTGGTTGCAGAAGCATGCGGGCGCCACACTGCAGCCGGAAGGCGATCCGGAGGCCGAGAAGGAGGAGGCCACCCCCTCCACGGGGCCGGCAGTCATCGAAAAGGCCGAGAAACGCAACCCACAGGTGTTCTTCGACGTTCGGATTGGCGGCAACGATGCCGGCCGCATTGTGATGCTCCTGCGGGCGGATGTGGTGCCCAAGACGGCGGAGAACTTCCGCCAGCTGTGCACCCACGAGCAGGGCTACGGCTACAAGGGCTGCTCCTTTCACCGCGTGATTCCAGAGTTT ATGTGCCAAGGAGGCGACTTtaccaacaacaacggcacTGGCGGCAAGTCCATCTACGGCAAGAAGTTCAACGACGAGAACTTCAGCCTGAAACACAACAGTTTCGGCACTCTGTCCATGGCCAACTCGGGTGCGAACACCAATGGCTCGCAGTTCTTCATCTGCACCACGAAAACCGACTGGCTGGACAACAAGCATGTGGTCTTCGGTCATGTCATCAGCGGCGCCGATGTCGTGCGCAAGATGGAGCGATGCGGCTCCAAGACGGGCACGCCCAGCCAAAAGATTGTCATCTACGCGTGCGGGGAACTCAAATAA
- the RpL18A gene encoding large ribosomal subunit protein eL20: MRAKGLLKEYEVVGRKLPSEKEPQTPLYKMRIFAPDNIVAKSRFWYFLRQLKKFKKTTGEIVSIKQVYETSPIKIKNFGIWLRYDSRSGTHNMYREYRDLTVGGAVTQCYRDMGARHRARAHSIQIIKVDSIAAAKTRRVHVKQFHDSKIKFPLVQRVHHKGNRKLFSFRKPRTYFQ; the protein is encoded by the exons ATGAGAGCCAAGGGATTG TTGAAGGAGTACGAGGTCGTGGGCCGCAAGCTGCCCAGCGAGAAGGAGCCCCAGACGCCGCTCTACAAGATGCGCATTTTCGCTCCCGACAACATTGTCGCGAAATCCCGCTTCTGGTACTTCCTGCGCCAGCTGAAGAAGTTCAAGAAGACCACCGGCGAGATCGTGTCCATCAAGCAGGTGTACGAGACCTCTCCCATTAAGATCAAGAACTTTGGCATCTGGCTGCGCTACGATTCCCGCTCCGGCACCCACAACATGTACCGCGAGTACCGCGACCTGACCGTCGGCGGTGCCGTCACTCAGTGCTACCGCGACATGGGAGCCCGCCACCGCGCCCGCGCCCACTCCATTCAGATCATCAAGGTTGACTCGATCGCTGCCGCCAAGACGCGCCGCGTGCACGTCAAGCAGTTCCACGACTCCAAGATCAAGTTCCCGCTGGTCCAGCGTGTCCACCACAAGGGCAACAGGAAGCTGTTCTCGTTCAGGAAGCCCAGGACCTACTTCCAGTAG